The following are from one region of the Coffea eugenioides isolate CCC68of chromosome 2, Ceug_1.0, whole genome shotgun sequence genome:
- the LOC113760011 gene encoding protein FAR1-RELATED SEQUENCE 5-like produces the protein MEFNSEEDAYKFYNKYAFKMSFCVRKDYLNKDKDGVTTSRRCSYFKEGVKRKYEGDVMPKRTRALTKTGCEVKMVIVLLRGTMKYRSHELMGKEVGGMGNVGYTRDDFKRYLRTRRKRSLKYGEAVTFDTTYKTNKEYWPLGVFVGFNQHRQIVIFNAAFMYDEMIDSFKWVFGTFLEAMCEKRPRTILTDQNHHIAAALSLVIPQTFHGLYTFHIKHNFIKHLDNHYKENSDLPYMFGACMYEIEEVEQFNRVWEAMFFRHFNRVIDDKRHNELIAEYEMRQKLPMIGLRQTSMLVHAAETYSLTVFVTFQNEYGESTAMVILRQQDAGMFVEFTVMRYDGEPERIVVFN, from the exons ATGGAGTTCAATAGTGAAGAGGATGCGTACAAGTTTTACAATAAATATGCctttaaaatgagtttttgtgTACGCAAAGATTATCTAAATAAAGACAAAGACGGCGTGACCACGTCTAGGAGATGTAGTTACTTCAAGGAAGGTGTGAAGCGCAAATACGAAGGTGATGTGATGCCAAAAAGGACACGAGCATTGACTAAAACAGGGTGTGAAGTTAAAATGGTTATCGTGTTGCTTAGAGGGACAATGAAATACCGT AGCCATGAGCTTATGGGAAAGGAGGTAGGTGGGATGGGTAATGTCGGATATACTCGAGATGATTTTAAACGATATCTTCGAACGAGACGGAAAAGGAGCTTGAAATATGGAGAAGCAG TCACATTCGACACaacctacaaaacaaataaagaatacTGGCCACTTGGAGTATTTGTGGGTTTTAACCAACATAGGCAAATTGTGATATTCAATGCTGCCTTTATGTATGATGAGATGATAGATTCTTTCAAATGGGTGTTTGGTACATTTCTAGAAGCAATGTGCGAAAAGCGTCCAAGAACCATACTAACTGACCAAAATCACCACATAGCAGCCGCTCTTTCACTTGTCATTCCTCAAACGTTTCACGGTCTATATACGTTTCACATAAAGCataattttatcaaacatcTTGACAATCACTACAAAGAAAATAGTGACCTTCCATACATGTTTGGTGCCTGCATGTATGAGATTGAAGAAGTGGAACAATTCAACAGGGTCTGGGAGGCGATG TTTTTTAGACATTTCAATCGGGTGATTGATGATAAGAGACATAATGAACTCATTGCAGAATATGAAATGAGGCAAAAGCTACCCATGATAGGGTTGAGGCAAACATCTATGCTTGTGCATGCAGCAGAGACGTATTCACTAACTGTATTTGTTActttccaaaatgaatatgGCGAGTCAACAGCTATGGTTATATTGAGACAACAAGATGCAGGGATGTTTGTGGAGTTTACAGTCATGAGGTATGATGGAGAACCTGAAAGAATAGTGGTATTCAATTAG
- the LOC113761967 gene encoding probable prefoldin subunit 4: MQQAGSSGSETEVTWEDQQKINQFSRLNNRFHELEDEIKLAKETNDNLEDASNELILTDDDIVRFQIGEVFAHIPKDEVETRIEQMKEVTSKNLEKLEEEKESIVAQMDELKKILYGKFKDSINLEED, translated from the exons ATGCAGCAG GCTGGGTCATCTGGGTCAGAGACGGAGGTCACGTGGGAAGATCAGCAGAAGATTAACCAATTCAGTAGGCTGAATAATCGATTTCACGAGCTTGAAGACGAAATCAAATTGGCCAAg GAAACAAACGATAATCTTGAGGATGCCAGCAATGAGTTAATTCTCACTGATGATGACATAGTGCGTTTCCAAATTGGGGAAGTTTTTGCTCATATACCCAAAGACGAAGTTGAGACCAGAATCGAACAGATGAAAGAGGTAACCAGCAAGAATTTGGAGAAGctagaagaagaaaaggaatcaATAGTCGCTCAAATGGATGAACTTAAGAAGATTTTGTATGGCAAGTTTAAAGATTCCATCAATCTTGAGGAGGATTAG